One genomic window of Blastopirellula retiformator includes the following:
- a CDS encoding NADPH-dependent assimilatory sulfite reductase hemoprotein subunit codes for MSTDQALSPVDEFKRDSNYLRGEIAQEFVDGTDHFGKSSIQLMKHFGIYQQDDRDARAKNRAAGGGKSYMFMIRTRIPGGVLTAEQMLVELDLCDSVGNETLRITSRQALQHHGVMKDDLPTLAKQLRQVGLSTLGACGDVNRNVMCCPAPLYGDSVRREMQETASKLADHLEPKTAAYREIFLQDPETGEKEKIASGEVIEPLYGQQYLPRKFKMGMALPEDNCIDVYTQDLGMICVHEDGKILGYNILVGGGMGRTPSADKTFPALGQRMTFVTPDQLIPVIEAVIKVQRDFGNRQDRKVARMKYLIHNWGLEKFKAKVEEYYGSALPEPHPADVHGFDDHKGWHEQGDGKWFYGLNVENGRIKDDETIELKTAIRKICNQFSPGIRLTSHQDIMFCDIAAENKQVVIDILKEHKVPLTEEISTVRRWSIACVAWPTCGLSITESERALPGVIDGLEGELAKLGLDSEKFTVRMTGCPNGCARPYNSDVGLVGRAKEKYTMFLGGRLLGNRLNFIYKDMVPADQVVPELTKVFGFYKTAREEGESFGDFCHRQGKEAIEAAVGD; via the coding sequence ATGTCGACGGATCAAGCCCTCAGCCCGGTGGACGAATTCAAACGGGACAGCAACTACCTGCGTGGCGAAATCGCCCAGGAGTTTGTCGACGGTACCGACCACTTCGGCAAATCGAGCATCCAGCTGATGAAGCATTTCGGCATCTATCAGCAGGACGATCGCGACGCCCGGGCGAAGAACCGCGCCGCCGGCGGCGGCAAGTCGTACATGTTCATGATCCGGACCCGCATCCCGGGCGGCGTGCTGACGGCCGAGCAAATGCTGGTCGAGCTAGACCTGTGCGACAGCGTGGGGAACGAAACGCTGCGGATCACCAGCCGCCAGGCGTTGCAGCATCACGGCGTGATGAAAGACGATCTGCCGACGCTGGCCAAACAGCTGCGTCAGGTTGGCCTGTCGACGCTGGGCGCGTGCGGCGACGTCAACCGTAACGTGATGTGCTGCCCGGCCCCGCTGTATGGCGACAGCGTCCGTCGCGAGATGCAGGAAACGGCCTCGAAATTAGCCGATCACCTGGAGCCGAAGACGGCCGCCTATCGCGAGATCTTTTTGCAAGATCCGGAGACAGGCGAAAAAGAAAAGATCGCCAGCGGCGAAGTGATCGAACCGCTCTACGGCCAGCAGTACCTGCCGCGCAAATTCAAAATGGGCATGGCCCTGCCGGAAGACAACTGCATTGACGTCTACACGCAAGACCTGGGCATGATCTGCGTCCACGAAGATGGCAAGATCCTGGGCTACAACATCCTGGTCGGCGGCGGCATGGGACGCACGCCGAGCGCCGACAAGACCTTCCCGGCGTTGGGCCAGCGGATGACCTTCGTCACGCCGGATCAGTTGATCCCGGTGATTGAAGCGGTCATCAAGGTGCAGCGCGACTTCGGCAATCGCCAGGATCGCAAAGTGGCCCGCATGAAGTACCTGATCCACAACTGGGGCCTGGAGAAGTTCAAGGCCAAGGTCGAAGAGTACTACGGCAGCGCATTGCCCGAGCCGCACCCGGCCGACGTCCATGGCTTTGACGACCACAAAGGTTGGCACGAGCAAGGTGACGGCAAGTGGTTCTACGGGCTGAACGTCGAGAACGGCCGCATCAAAGATGACGAGACGATCGAGCTGAAGACCGCGATTCGCAAAATCTGCAACCAGTTTAGCCCGGGCATCCGCCTGACCAGTCACCAGGACATCATGTTCTGCGACATCGCCGCAGAGAACAAACAAGTGGTCATCGACATCCTGAAAGAGCACAAGGTGCCGCTGACCGAAGAGATCTCGACGGTCCGCCGCTGGTCGATTGCCTGCGTCGCCTGGCCGACGTGCGGTTTGTCGATCACCGAAAGCGAACGCGCGCTGCCGGGCGTCATCGACGGACTGGAAGGGGAACTGGCCAAGCTGGGTCTCGACTCGGAGAAGTTCACCGTTCGCATGACCGGCTGCCCCAATGGATGTGCGCGGCCGTACAACAGCGACGTCGGGCTGGTCGGCCGGGCGAAGGAAAAGTACACGATGTTTTTGGGGGGCCGCTTGCTCGGCAACCGCTTGAACTTCATCTACAAAGACATGGTGCCGGCCGATCAGGTTGTGCCGGAGCTGACCAAGGTTTTTGGGTTTTACAAGACGGCCCGCGAAGAAGGCGAATCGTTTGGCGACTTCTGCCATCGCCAAGGGAAAGAAGCGATTGAAGCGGCGGTCGGCGATTAA
- a CDS encoding PA2169 family four-helix-bundle protein — MGGVLGWERVKRQKSVGLRTYMLVSLGSAVLMIVGMQLQEDYGDTELPSVGLDITRVLSAMVGGDGAPHLDRHSRLATVRSRSPSRKSTDCYAILAEAEAGEDHIKHAYEDALKETAGSAMNDVLQKQYAQVKQGHDRIRDMRDAFKAKSQLSPPRFRRRPRPNSRTPRSRR, encoded by the coding sequence GTGGGCGGGGTCTTGGGCTGGGAACGCGTAAAGCGTCAGAAGTCGGTGGGCCTGCGTACCTATATGTTAGTCTCGCTAGGCTCGGCGGTGCTGATGATCGTCGGCATGCAATTGCAGGAAGACTACGGCGACACCGAACTGCCGTCGGTTGGGCTCGACATTACCCGCGTGTTGTCGGCGATGGTGGGCGGCGATGGTGCACCGCACCTGGATCGACATTCGCGGCTCGCAACCGTGCGATCACGTAGTCCGTCGAGAAAATCAACGGACTGTTATGCGATCTTGGCCGAGGCTGAAGCGGGCGAAGACCATATCAAGCACGCCTACGAAGACGCCCTGAAGGAAACGGCCGGCAGCGCCATGAACGACGTGCTGCAGAAGCAATACGCCCAGGTCAAACAGGGTCACGATCGCATCCGCGACATGCGTGACGCCTTCAAGGCCAAGTCGCAACTTTCACCCCCCCGGTTTCGCCGGCGTCCTCGTCCAAATTCGAGGACGCCGCGTAGTCGGCGCTAA
- a CDS encoding TrmH family RNA methyltransferase: protein MPERITSVQNPRIKAAAKLRQRRAREQQGRTIIDGVREIERALAKEFPLLELFLCDELLVGAEADALRQRVASQPNLQVYDIPRDVCEKLSFGERSEGAVSVANYPVTSLDACQLSSTPLIVVLEDVEKPGNLGAILRTADAVGADCLIAADARTDLFNPNAIRASLGTIFAVPTFEATTAETMAFLRKHGVQMFAARVEGAVSYEQVRFDGPTALILGSEAEGLSDRWLADDVTNIRLPMRGIADSLNVSTTAAVLLYEADRQRQT, encoded by the coding sequence ATGCCCGAGCGGATCACCAGCGTTCAAAACCCGCGAATCAAAGCGGCCGCCAAGTTGCGCCAGCGCCGCGCTCGCGAGCAACAGGGGCGCACGATCATCGATGGCGTCCGCGAAATCGAACGCGCCCTGGCGAAAGAGTTCCCGCTGCTCGAACTCTTCCTCTGCGACGAACTGCTGGTCGGCGCCGAAGCGGACGCCCTGCGCCAGCGCGTCGCCAGTCAGCCCAACTTGCAGGTCTACGACATTCCCCGCGACGTCTGCGAGAAGCTGTCGTTTGGCGAACGTTCGGAAGGCGCCGTCTCCGTCGCCAACTATCCGGTCACCTCGCTTGACGCCTGTCAGTTGTCTAGCACGCCGCTGATCGTCGTTTTGGAAGATGTCGAGAAGCCGGGCAACCTCGGCGCGATCCTTCGCACCGCCGATGCGGTCGGCGCCGACTGCTTGATTGCGGCCGATGCCCGGACCGACCTGTTTAACCCCAACGCCATCCGCGCTAGTCTCGGCACCATCTTCGCCGTCCCCACGTTTGAAGCGACCACCGCCGAGACGATGGCCTTCTTGCGAAAGCATGGCGTGCAGATGTTCGCCGCCCGGGTCGAAGGCGCCGTCTCGTACGAGCAAGTCCGTTTCGACGGCCCGACCGCGCTGATCCTCGGCAGCGAAGCGGAAGGACTCTCCGATCGCTGGCTCGCCGACGATGTGACCAACATCCGCCTCCCCATGCGCGGCATCGCCGACAGCCTAAACGTGTCCACCACCGCCGCGGTCCTCCTGTACGAAGCCGATCGTCAGCGACAAACCTGA
- the mobA gene encoding molybdenum cofactor guanylyltransferase: MQAPVSRSAAIVLCGGQSRRMGADKASLPFGDTSLIMHTLLQIAPAVTKLVAVAAPDQELPKLPIKVSVVRDATPRLGPLEAIRVGLDSLGPQIDSALICGCDTPLVTEKAVRILFEKLSDDCDAAIAADIERMHPTFGVYRVHAAGVAARQLLVGERSLHGFVKHLSITAVSTRELGGDHLLHNVNTPEEYASALAAAGLPAAEIPPPSAP; encoded by the coding sequence ATGCAAGCCCCAGTTTCTCGCTCGGCCGCCATCGTGTTGTGCGGCGGACAAAGTCGCCGGATGGGCGCCGACAAAGCTTCGTTGCCCTTTGGCGATACGTCTCTGATCATGCACACGTTGCTCCAGATCGCTCCGGCGGTAACCAAGCTGGTGGCCGTCGCTGCGCCCGATCAAGAGCTTCCCAAATTGCCAATCAAGGTGAGCGTCGTGCGCGACGCGACGCCACGCCTTGGTCCCTTGGAAGCGATCCGAGTGGGTCTCGACTCGCTCGGCCCGCAGATCGATAGCGCGCTGATTTGCGGCTGCGATACTCCGCTGGTGACGGAAAAGGCGGTCCGAATTTTATTCGAAAAGTTGAGTGACGATTGTGACGCGGCGATTGCGGCCGACATCGAAAGAATGCACCCGACCTTCGGCGTTTATCGGGTTCATGCCGCAGGCGTCGCCGCCAGACAGTTGCTGGTTGGTGAGCGTTCTCTGCATGGTTTTGTGAAACATCTCTCTATCACGGCGGTCTCGACGCGCGAGCTCGGCGGCGATCATTTGTTGCACAACGTCAATACGCCGGAAGAGTACGCCTCTGCGCTGGCGGCCGCTGGCTTGCCGGCCGCAGAGATTCCACCACCCTCTGCACCCTAA
- the folD gene encoding bifunctional methylenetetrahydrofolate dehydrogenase/methenyltetrahydrofolate cyclohydrolase FolD, translating into MAATILDGKAIAKQIELEITERVAAFTAKSGSQPGLAAVLVGEDPASQVYVRNKQRACERVGIASFMHRLPANTTAEGLLKLVAQLNADAQVSGILVQLPLPGGIDQTLILDAIDPSKDVDCFHPHNVGLVSQGRPRFLPCTPHGVMQILHRSGIAAAGKHAVVIGRSEIVGKPMAMMLMQKDSTCGSSAANATVTVCHSRTPNMPEICRTADIVIAAIGKPRFVTADMVKPGAAVIDVGINRTEDGLCGDVDFDSVKQVASAITPVPGGVGPLTIVMLMENTLRAAEWQAGND; encoded by the coding sequence ATGGCGGCCACAATCTTGGACGGAAAGGCGATCGCCAAGCAGATCGAACTCGAAATCACCGAGCGGGTCGCCGCTTTCACGGCCAAATCGGGAAGTCAGCCCGGTTTGGCGGCCGTTTTGGTGGGCGAAGACCCAGCCAGCCAGGTCTATGTCCGCAACAAGCAGCGAGCCTGCGAGCGAGTCGGAATCGCCAGTTTCATGCACCGCCTACCGGCCAATACGACCGCCGAAGGGCTGTTGAAGCTGGTCGCCCAACTCAACGCCGATGCCCAGGTGAGCGGCATCTTGGTTCAATTGCCGTTGCCTGGTGGCATCGATCAAACGCTGATTTTGGACGCGATTGACCCGTCCAAAGACGTCGATTGTTTCCATCCGCATAATGTGGGTCTCGTCTCGCAGGGGCGTCCCCGATTTTTGCCTTGCACCCCGCACGGCGTGATGCAGATCTTGCACCGCAGCGGCATTGCGGCCGCCGGCAAACATGCGGTCGTCATCGGTCGCAGCGAAATCGTCGGCAAGCCGATGGCGATGATGCTGATGCAAAAGGACTCGACCTGCGGATCGTCGGCCGCCAACGCCACCGTCACCGTCTGCCATAGCCGCACCCCCAACATGCCCGAGATCTGCCGGACCGCCGACATCGTGATCGCCGCGATCGGCAAACCAAGGTTCGTCACCGCCGACATGGTCAAACCAGGCGCCGCGGTCATCGACGTCGGCATCAACCGCACCGAAGACGGCCTCTGCGGCGACGTCGATTTCGACAGCGTCAAGCAGGTCGCCTCCGCGATCACCCCCGTCCCCGGCGGCGTCGGCCCGCTGACGATTGTGATGCTGATGGAAAACACCCTCCGTGCTGCCGAGTGGCAGGCGGGAAATGACTAA
- a CDS encoding class I SAM-dependent methyltransferase, translating to MFTPDQYQLLDFGEGRKLERFGQFLLDRLSPAAETARCSHRPQWREAACRYQRTDGDRGVWHPANVLPATWTISHGACTFELKPTDFGHLGIFPEQAENWDWLATQIAARPAAKVLNLFAYTGGSTLASAAAGAEVAHVDAAKNVVQWARRNAELSGLSEAPVRWLAEDARKFVRREVKRGSQYDLIVLDPPSYGHGVKGQVWRVDQHLPDLLSDLRTLSTDDAAILLTCHSPGLGPVELRQMLERHYFGRRMPQIEARPLSILAADDRRLPSGILARWSP from the coding sequence TTGTTTACGCCCGACCAATATCAACTTCTCGACTTCGGCGAGGGACGCAAATTAGAGCGTTTCGGGCAATTTCTGCTTGATCGCCTCTCCCCCGCCGCCGAGACCGCCCGCTGCAGCCATCGACCCCAGTGGCGGGAGGCCGCCTGTCGCTATCAGCGGACCGACGGCGACCGCGGCGTCTGGCATCCGGCCAATGTATTGCCGGCGACCTGGACGATCTCGCACGGGGCCTGCACCTTTGAGCTGAAACCGACCGATTTCGGACACTTGGGCATTTTTCCGGAACAAGCCGAGAACTGGGACTGGTTGGCCACGCAGATCGCCGCCCGGCCGGCAGCAAAGGTTCTCAATCTGTTCGCCTATACCGGCGGCAGCACGCTCGCCTCTGCCGCGGCTGGCGCCGAGGTCGCGCATGTCGACGCCGCCAAGAATGTGGTGCAGTGGGCCCGCCGCAACGCTGAGCTTTCCGGTCTAAGCGAAGCCCCGGTCCGCTGGCTCGCCGAAGATGCCCGCAAGTTTGTTCGCCGCGAAGTGAAACGGGGCTCGCAGTACGACCTCATCGTGCTCGACCCCCCCAGCTATGGACATGGCGTCAAAGGCCAGGTCTGGCGCGTCGATCAGCACCTGCCGGATCTGCTCAGCGACCTTCGCACCCTCTCGACCGACGACGCGGCGATCTTGCTGACCTGCCATTCGCCGGGGCTTGGTCCGGTCGAGTTGCGACAGATGCTCGAGCGTCATTACTTCGGGCGGCGGATGCCGCAGATCGAAGCGCGTCCTTTGTCTATTCTCGCGGCCGACGACCGGCGCCTTCCCAGCGGCATCTTGGCCCGCTGGTCCCCCTAA
- a CDS encoding DinB family protein has product MPEAAAWEAVKKNVSMSFRLFDNHLDEVDKADWFRMPGDVTHVAWQAGHIVIASYGIGIRLQRGERPADAELYDLAKYKELFGQGSTPTPDASNYPSPDELHATLKKVFAQVEKEMAEYDLKDLDNALDPPHPLFKTRFEAMNFLPSHNFMHYGQVSLLRRLLGNPPTR; this is encoded by the coding sequence ATGCCGGAAGCCGCCGCTTGGGAAGCTGTCAAAAAGAACGTATCGATGAGCTTTCGCTTGTTCGATAACCACTTGGACGAAGTCGACAAAGCCGATTGGTTTCGTATGCCGGGCGACGTCACGCATGTTGCGTGGCAAGCCGGACACATCGTCATCGCTTCGTATGGCATCGGCATTCGCCTGCAACGAGGTGAGCGCCCCGCCGACGCCGAACTCTATGATCTCGCGAAGTACAAAGAATTGTTTGGCCAAGGATCGACGCCGACGCCTGACGCCAGCAACTACCCTTCGCCCGACGAACTGCACGCGACGCTGAAGAAAGTCTTTGCTCAAGTCGAAAAAGAAATGGCTGAGTACGACTTGAAAGATCTCGACAACGCGTTGGATCCGCCGCATCCGCTGTTCAAGACGCGATTCGAGGCGATGAACTTCCTGCCGTCGCATAACTTCATGCACTACGGCCAAGTTTCGCTGCTTCGTCGCCTGCTCGGCAATCCGCCGACGCGATAG
- a CDS encoding amino acid aminotransferase: MFQNVQTAPPDSILGLNEAFRNDPNSEKINLSVGVFKDANGVTPVLDCVKEAEARLVKDEKTKSYLPIDGRPKYCRLVRELMLGADHEIIAASRGVTVQTPGGTGALRVSADFLAKNLPGRRIWLSQPTWPNHPNIFAAAGIETVGYPYFDKATNGLAFDQMLETLEKAPAGDVVLLHGCCHNPSGIDPTLEQWKAIAELVQRRQLLPLVDFAYQGFGDGLCEDGAGLAALAQPGQELLVCSSFSKNFGLYNERVGALTAVGADATAATAVLSQLKNVIRSNYSNPPTHGGAVVETILSDAALRSQWEAELTAMRDRINGVRTLLVETMKKVGVDRDFSFIADQKGMFSFSGLNPVQVDQLRSEFAIYIVGSGRINVAGISESNVEKLCSAIKAVL, encoded by the coding sequence ATGTTTCAGAACGTTCAAACTGCGCCGCCCGACTCGATTCTTGGCCTGAATGAGGCTTTCCGTAACGATCCGAACTCCGAAAAGATCAATCTGAGCGTCGGGGTGTTTAAGGACGCCAACGGAGTGACGCCGGTTCTGGATTGCGTGAAAGAGGCGGAAGCCCGCCTTGTTAAGGACGAAAAGACGAAGTCGTACCTGCCGATCGACGGCCGGCCCAAATATTGCCGTCTGGTTCGAGAACTGATGCTGGGCGCCGATCACGAGATCATCGCCGCATCGCGGGGCGTGACGGTCCAAACCCCCGGTGGTACGGGTGCGCTACGCGTTTCGGCCGACTTTTTGGCGAAAAATTTGCCGGGTCGCCGCATCTGGCTCAGCCAGCCGACCTGGCCGAACCACCCGAACATCTTCGCCGCCGCCGGCATCGAAACGGTCGGATATCCCTACTTCGACAAGGCGACCAACGGTCTGGCGTTTGATCAGATGCTGGAAACGCTTGAAAAGGCTCCGGCCGGCGACGTGGTGCTGCTGCATGGCTGCTGCCACAACCCCAGCGGCATCGATCCGACGCTGGAGCAGTGGAAAGCGATCGCCGAATTGGTCCAGCGGCGTCAGTTGCTGCCGCTGGTCGACTTCGCCTACCAAGGCTTTGGCGACGGGCTCTGCGAAGACGGCGCCGGTCTGGCCGCGTTGGCTCAGCCGGGACAAGAGCTGCTCGTTTGCAGTTCGTTCAGCAAGAACTTTGGTCTGTACAACGAGCGCGTTGGAGCTTTGACCGCAGTCGGCGCCGACGCGACGGCCGCCACGGCGGTGTTGAGCCAGCTGAAGAACGTGATTCGCTCGAACTACTCCAACCCGCCGACTCATGGCGGCGCCGTGGTCGAAACGATCTTGTCGGACGCCGCTCTCCGATCGCAGTGGGAAGCCGAACTGACCGCGATGCGCGACCGCATTAACGGCGTGCGCACGCTGCTGGTCGAAACGATGAAGAAGGTCGGCGTTGATCGCGACTTCTCGTTCATCGCCGATCAGAAGGGGATGTTCTCGTTCTCCGGTCTGAACCCGGTGCAGGTCGACCAGCTGCGCAGCGAGTTCGCCATTTACATTGTCGGCTCGGGCCGCATCAACGTGGCGGGGATCTCAGAGTCGAACGTCGAGAAACTCTGTAGCGCGATCAAAGCGGTGTTGTAA
- a CDS encoding inositol-3-phosphate synthase codes for MAASRVGIWLIGARGGVAATTIVGLAALRRGLVDTVGLVSELPQFAELGLATWENIVVGGHEIRNVTLYEAAQQLVDVSRALDPRLVAAVKEDLDTIDANIKDGTLLNVGAKIAGLAKDELRAKTETPRQAIDRIQADISAFAKQHELSDVVVINVSSTEPPFDESQLPSSWKELAPLLESSECHLPASSLYGAASLELGYPYVNFTPSVGASLPALCDLAEQKKTCHMGHDGKTGETLLKSTLAPMFAHRNLQVMSWVGHNIFGNMDAIVLDDPENKKTKATSKDRLLGEIFGYHPQTLVTIERIDSMGDWKTAWDHIHFKGFLGTPMVMQFIWQGADSLLAAPLVIDLARFAELAHRRGDTGLVTSLACFFKSPHGTGENDFAKQFDMLEAWTKS; via the coding sequence ATGGCTGCTTCTCGAGTCGGTATTTGGCTAATTGGGGCTCGCGGCGGCGTTGCTGCGACGACGATTGTTGGTTTGGCCGCGTTGCGTCGCGGATTGGTCGACACGGTCGGCTTGGTCAGCGAGTTGCCGCAGTTCGCCGAGCTTGGACTGGCGACTTGGGAGAACATCGTCGTCGGCGGTCACGAGATCCGCAACGTCACCCTCTACGAAGCCGCCCAGCAACTGGTCGACGTCAGTCGCGCCCTCGACCCGCGCCTGGTCGCGGCGGTCAAAGAGGACCTCGATACGATCGACGCCAACATCAAGGACGGCACCCTGCTGAACGTCGGCGCCAAAATCGCCGGTTTAGCCAAAGACGAACTGCGTGCAAAGACCGAAACGCCCCGCCAGGCGATCGACCGCATCCAGGCCGATATCTCGGCCTTCGCCAAACAGCACGAATTGTCGGACGTTGTCGTGATCAACGTCTCGTCAACCGAACCGCCGTTCGACGAAAGCCAACTGCCCAGCAGTTGGAAAGAACTGGCGCCGCTGCTCGAGTCAAGCGAGTGCCACTTGCCCGCCAGCAGCTTGTATGGCGCCGCGTCGCTAGAACTTGGCTATCCCTACGTCAACTTCACGCCGTCAGTGGGCGCGTCGCTGCCAGCGCTGTGCGACCTGGCCGAGCAGAAGAAAACCTGCCACATGGGTCACGACGGCAAGACCGGCGAAACGTTGCTCAAGAGCACGCTGGCGCCAATGTTCGCCCATCGCAATCTGCAGGTGATGAGCTGGGTCGGCCATAACATCTTTGGCAACATGGACGCCATCGTGCTGGACGATCCGGAAAACAAGAAGACCAAAGCGACCAGCAAAGATCGCCTGTTGGGCGAGATCTTCGGCTACCATCCGCAAACCCTGGTGACGATCGAACGGATCGACAGCATGGGGGACTGGAAGACGGCGTGGGACCATATCCACTTCAAAGGCTTCCTCGGCACGCCGATGGTAATGCAGTTCATCTGGCAAGGCGCCGACTCGCTGTTGGCGGCGCCGCTGGTGATCGACCTGGCCCGCTTCGCCGAGCTTGCGCATCGCCGCGGCGATACCGGTCTTGTTACCTCGCTAGCTTGCTTTTTCAAATCGCCGCATGGTACCGGTGAAAATGATTTTGCCAAGCAATTCGACATGCTCGAGGCCTGGACGAAGTCGTAG
- a CDS encoding sulfatase has translation MPFRPWLAGILVALAASSLSAADGKYNVLFIISDDLSAQSLSCYGHRECQSPNIDALAKRGVKFTRTYCQYPVCGPSRAALMSGLHTSTIGVMNNRQSHNFTKNLGDRASMSQHFRNHGYYAARVSKIYHMRIPGDITAGVDGDDHAASWDERFNCQAPEWHSAGEAAVYSNEKLKKDPSKHYGLGFGTAFYAVKTSTDGSEQADHQAADKAIELLRDHQDERFFLAVGMVRPHVPLVAPAKFFAPYPAEKMKLPAKIDGDWSDIPKAGISRNSKATGMTRDDQQQTLTAYFASVAYMDHQVGRILDELKRLGLDKNTIVVFTADHGYHLGEHDFWQKMSLHEESTHIPLIIAIPGQQPKVVDALAGQIDIYPTLADLCGLEVPDYLQGVSQTAAINTPGATAREEIMCEMNKGKLLRTDRYAYIQYKDGSEELYDMQTDPHQYTNLAQDLASQDDLVKLRQQLKQQTK, from the coding sequence ATGCCTTTTCGTCCTTGGCTCGCCGGAATCCTTGTCGCGCTCGCCGCTTCTTCCCTGTCGGCCGCCGACGGCAAATACAACGTGCTGTTCATCATCTCCGACGATCTTTCGGCACAGTCCCTCTCGTGCTACGGGCATCGCGAGTGCCAGTCGCCGAACATTGACGCCCTCGCCAAACGCGGCGTCAAGTTCACCCGGACCTACTGCCAATACCCGGTCTGCGGGCCTTCGCGAGCAGCTCTGATGTCAGGTCTGCACACGTCGACCATTGGCGTGATGAACAACAGACAGTCGCACAACTTCACCAAGAACCTCGGCGACCGGGCCAGCATGTCCCAGCACTTCCGCAATCACGGCTACTACGCTGCCCGGGTCAGCAAGATCTATCACATGCGAATCCCCGGCGACATCACCGCTGGCGTCGATGGCGACGACCACGCCGCTTCGTGGGACGAACGGTTCAACTGCCAGGCGCCTGAGTGGCACAGCGCAGGGGAAGCGGCCGTTTACAGCAACGAAAAATTGAAAAAAGATCCCAGCAAACATTACGGGCTCGGCTTCGGCACCGCCTTCTATGCCGTCAAAACGTCGACCGACGGCAGCGAACAAGCCGATCATCAGGCGGCCGACAAGGCGATCGAACTGCTCCGCGATCACCAAGACGAACGTTTCTTCCTGGCGGTCGGGATGGTTCGCCCCCATGTGCCGCTGGTCGCGCCGGCCAAGTTCTTTGCTCCTTACCCGGCCGAAAAGATGAAGCTGCCGGCGAAGATCGATGGCGACTGGAGCGACATCCCCAAGGCGGGCATCTCGCGCAACAGCAAAGCGACCGGCATGACGCGCGACGATCAGCAGCAGACGCTGACCGCCTACTTTGCGTCGGTCGCTTACATGGATCACCAGGTCGGCCGCATCCTAGACGAACTAAAGCGGCTCGGCCTCGACAAGAACACGATCGTCGTCTTCACCGCCGATCATGGCTATCACCTGGGAGAACATGACTTCTGGCAAAAGATGAGCCTGCACGAAGAGTCGACCCACATCCCGCTGATCATCGCCATCCCAGGCCAACAGCCGAAAGTGGTCGACGCCTTGGCCGGCCAGATCGACATCTACCCCACCCTGGCCGACCTGTGCGGCCTGGAAGTCCCCGACTACCTGCAAGGCGTCAGCCAAACCGCCGCGATCAACACGCCCGGCGCAACCGCCCGGGAGGAAATCATGTGCGAAATGAACAAAGGCAAACTGCTACGAACCGACCGCTACGCCTACATCCAATACAAGGACGGCAGCGAAGAGCTGTACGACATGCAAACCGACCCGCACCAATACACCAACCTGGCCCAAGACCTGGCGTCGCAAGACGACCTGGTCAAGTTGCGCCAGCAACTCAAGCAGCAAACAAAATAG